From a single Rhinolophus ferrumequinum isolate MPI-CBG mRhiFer1 chromosome 15, mRhiFer1_v1.p, whole genome shotgun sequence genomic region:
- the LOC117034517 gene encoding L-lactate dehydrogenase A chain-like, producing MATLKDQLTVNLLEEEQSPQNKITVVGVGAVGMACAISILTKDLADELALADVTEDKLKGETMALQHGSLVLRTPKIVSGKDCHVTANSTLVIITAGPRQQEGESRLHLVQRHVNLFTFIIPNVVKYSPNCKLLIVSNPVDILTYVAWKISGFPKNRVIGSGCHLDSARFRYLMGERLGVHPSSCQGWVLGEHGDSSVFVWSGVNVAGVSLKSLYPNLGTDTDKEQWKEVHTSLGDPKRAAVLKSSNVVPFHCLGYNRILVGGYTYCPFYLICTKAVILLRQPRENINFLQLAVGMVHKTLRLHPDAGWHLPRPNLVSVE from the exons ATGGCAACTCTCAAGGATCAGCTGACTGTGAATCTTCTGGAGGAAGAACAAAGCCCCCAAAATAAGATTACAGTCGTTGGGGTTGGTGCTGTTGGCATGGCCTGTGCCATCAGTATCCTAACGAAGGACTTGGCAGATGAGCTTGCTCTTGCTGATGTCACGGAAGACAAATTGAAGGGAGAGACGATGGCTCTCCAACATGGCAGCCTTGTCCTTAGAACACCAAAGATTGTCTCTGGCAAAGATTGTCATGTGACTGCAAACTCCACGCTGGTGATTATCACAGCTGGGCCACGTCAGCAAGAGGGAGAAAGCCGTCTTCATTTGGTCCAGCGTCACGTGAACTTGTTTACATTCATCATTCCTAATGTCGTCAAATACAGCCCCAACTGCAAATTGCTTATTGTTTCCAATCCAGTGGACATCTTGACCTATGTGGCTTGGAAGATTAGTGGCTTTCCCAAAAACCGTGTTATTGGAAGTGGTTGCCATCTGGATTCAGCCCGGTTCCGTTATCTCATGGGGGAAAGGCTGGGAGTTCACCCATCAAGCTGTCAGGGGTGGGTCCTTGGGGAGCATGGAGACTCGAGTGTGTTTGTATGGAGTGGAGTGAATGTTGCTGGTGTCTCCCTGAAGTCTCTGTACCCTAATTTAGGCACTGATACTGATAAGGAACAGTGGAAAGAAGTTCACA CTTCGTTGGGGGATCCAAAAAGAGCTGCAGTTTTAAAGTCTTCTAATGTCGTGCCATTTCACTGTCTAGGGTACAACAGGATTTTAGTTGGAGGTTATACATATTGTCCTTTTTATCTGATCTGTACTAAAGCAGTAATATTATTGAGGCAGCCTAGGGAAAACATCAATTTCCTACAGTTAGCAGTAGGAATGGTTCATAAAACCCTGCGGCTACATCCTGATGCTGGATGGCACTTACCTCGTCCTAACCTGGTTAGTGTGGAATAG